Proteins from a genomic interval of Rubinisphaera italica:
- a CDS encoding F0F1 ATP synthase subunit gamma has translation MNAMHAAERNIEERLHLLQSTFNQVRQKEITEEFLDILTGFEALSENC, from the coding sequence ATGAACGCAATGCATGCCGCCGAGCGTAACATTGAAGAACGCTTGCATTTGCTGCAAAGCACATTCAATCAGGTTCGCCAAAAAGAAATCACCGAAGAATTTCTTGACATCTTAACAGGCTTTGAAGCCCTGTCCGAGAATTGTTAA
- a CDS encoding DUF1501 domain-containing protein, which translates to MNNHIITPRTRREFLTQSGSGFGALALAGLLAESSSRLEAGTAFANPVPHFAPTAKSVIFLFMEGGPSHLDTFDPKPELNRLAGQHLPESFGTVITAMGEFHAPLLESKRKWKRYGKSGTWVSDWLPHTAQCVDDIAVIRSCWTDGNSHSAGVCQMNTCSMLGGRPSLGSWVSYGLGTENQNLPAFVVMQDGGGTVVNGPRNWSAGFMPANYQGTLLSEGSQPIPNLNTPEGISSGIQQGKLSLLGSLNQSFADVYPQQTELDARIRSYELAFRMQAAAPEAVELSGETQSTRELYGMDQKETESYGRQCLLARRLVERGVRFVQLYHGAGSRWDAHNSIESNHTKLCKAMDKPVAGLLKDLKQRGLLDETLVIWGGEFGRTPMSEQGNGRDHNPTGFTMWMAGGGVKGGQVIGSTDELGLRAVEDRLHVHDIHASILHMMGLSNMDLTYYYKGRPERPTVNEGAFFKKLVSG; encoded by the coding sequence ATGAATAATCACATTATTACTCCACGAACGCGACGCGAGTTTCTGACCCAGAGCGGTTCCGGATTTGGTGCGCTCGCATTGGCTGGGTTGCTTGCCGAATCTTCGTCACGATTAGAAGCCGGAACTGCATTCGCAAATCCAGTTCCGCACTTCGCTCCCACCGCGAAGAGTGTCATCTTTCTGTTCATGGAGGGAGGCCCAAGCCACCTCGATACGTTTGATCCCAAGCCCGAGTTGAATCGTCTAGCTGGACAGCATCTTCCTGAAAGCTTTGGCACCGTGATCACCGCCATGGGTGAGTTTCATGCACCGTTGCTGGAGTCCAAACGGAAATGGAAACGGTATGGCAAGAGTGGCACTTGGGTCTCTGACTGGCTGCCTCACACCGCACAATGTGTCGATGACATTGCCGTAATTCGCTCCTGCTGGACCGATGGAAATAGTCATTCGGCTGGTGTCTGTCAAATGAATACCTGCTCAATGCTGGGGGGACGTCCTTCTCTTGGCAGTTGGGTTTCTTATGGATTGGGGACCGAAAATCAGAATCTGCCTGCGTTCGTTGTGATGCAGGATGGCGGCGGCACTGTCGTTAATGGCCCGCGCAACTGGAGCGCAGGGTTCATGCCTGCTAACTATCAAGGCACGCTGCTCTCGGAAGGGTCGCAGCCGATTCCCAATCTTAATACTCCCGAAGGCATCAGTTCCGGTATTCAGCAAGGAAAGCTTTCGCTGCTGGGGTCACTGAACCAATCGTTTGCCGACGTCTATCCGCAGCAAACAGAACTGGATGCTCGAATCCGCAGTTACGAACTTGCCTTTCGTATGCAAGCCGCTGCGCCAGAAGCAGTGGAGCTAAGCGGAGAGACTCAATCAACCCGAGAATTGTATGGCATGGATCAGAAGGAGACCGAGTCGTACGGTCGCCAATGCTTGTTGGCACGACGACTTGTTGAACGTGGTGTGCGCTTCGTGCAACTTTATCATGGAGCAGGAAGCCGCTGGGATGCACACAATAGTATCGAATCCAATCATACCAAGTTGTGTAAAGCGATGGACAAGCCGGTTGCGGGATTGCTCAAAGATCTGAAGCAACGCGGTTTGCTCGATGAGACGCTTGTGATTTGGGGAGGCGAGTTTGGTCGCACACCAATGTCCGAGCAGGGCAACGGCCGCGATCATAACCCAACCGGGTTCACGATGTGGATGGCCGGTGGTGGTGTGAAAGGAGGGCAGGTCATCGGATCCACGGATGAACTCGGCCTGCGAGCAGTAGAAGATCGGCTTCACGTACACGACATACATGCCAGCATTCTGCACATGATGGGTCTCAGCAATATGGACCTAACCTATTACTACAAAGGGCGTCCGGAACGCCCTACGGTTAACGAGGGAGCCTTCTTTAAGAAACTGGTTTCTGGCTGA
- a CDS encoding DUF1549 domain-containing protein — protein MYCQKKSFLLLIGFVLSLMNSPISNVVWGDEQPTSLQIQFFEKHVRPLLIEQCYKCHSEKMTKGGLRVDSRSALQLGGESGPAIEPGKPDASLLIEAVRYESYEMPPSQKLSEEQIAVLNKWIEMGAPWPGDHGDAELRPVGPTFTQEELNWWAFQPVTDPAPPTQLANEEWCHNEIDQFIGAKLDEQQLVPAPEADRAVLLRRLYFDLIGLPPTPEEVRAYEQDTNPQAYENVVDQLLSRPEYGERWARHWLDLVRYAESDGYRADNFRPQAWRYRDYVIESFNTDKPYDRFVQEQLAGDELFPDDPAALIATGFLRHGIFEYNVPDIRGQWDQILNEVTDVTGDVFFGLGFQCARCHDHKFDPILQKDYFRLRAFFEATLPRDDVIAATPEDKAKYAAQLAVYQENTREVQKQIDTLLEKPLLEVFEATIKRYPDDLKEVIRKSPEERTAHEQQLFQFANRLILHEQARVDGRVKGEKKDELLALRRELAKFDKLRPKDLPLPMIISDVGDAAPPTIIPKKKVQVAPGFPTIMEPDEPAISPPENIPNTTGRRAELASWLTETDNPLTTRNIVNRVWQYHFGRGLAANSSDFGQLGGTPTHPQLLDWLTSRFLDGGWQMKSLHRLIVTSATYRQSASHPQLMEFQQKDPTNRWYWRGDVRRLDAEQIRDSIFAVTGHLQSAGGGPSVPADRPRRSIYTRVMRNSHDPLMQVFDLPQFITSSSNRDSTTTPVQSLMLINSQVMLAHATTLAERVHAQSSNDDDAQLSLEKLWWIVFGREPSADELDQAKLFLDTQEQLRSNDRRDDGVPANVHTGQVPHRHGQAILFEDNPKQEQFQIPDHERLNVGDFTFEAIFQLRSIYDSGAVRTLGAKMARLDSRSGWLLGISGKGSRRKPQSLVLQIFGINGDGQQQEVVQFSDHQLEFNKPYYAAVSVKMATSDTPGKTTFHLKDLSNDEAPLSTIEFPNPLVSMVSNHDPLTIGSGRGGDRFDGLIDDIRLSNVALPNEELLYDSEEFTSSTIGYWQFEPNPGLLKESRPDGLSIVLGGRGPKFTSSYAAFIDLCHVLLNSNEFLYVR, from the coding sequence ATGTATTGCCAGAAGAAGTCATTCCTGTTGCTGATTGGTTTCGTATTATCGTTGATGAACAGCCCGATCTCAAATGTTGTCTGGGGTGATGAGCAGCCGACATCGTTGCAGATCCAGTTCTTCGAAAAGCACGTGCGGCCTCTGTTGATTGAACAGTGTTACAAGTGTCATTCCGAAAAGATGACCAAAGGAGGATTGCGTGTCGATTCCCGCAGTGCACTTCAACTGGGAGGGGAATCGGGGCCTGCAATCGAACCAGGTAAGCCTGATGCCAGTTTACTGATAGAGGCTGTCCGCTACGAATCTTACGAGATGCCGCCTTCCCAGAAGCTGAGCGAAGAGCAGATTGCCGTACTCAATAAATGGATCGAGATGGGAGCACCCTGGCCGGGCGATCATGGAGATGCCGAACTGAGGCCGGTAGGGCCAACCTTCACTCAGGAGGAACTCAACTGGTGGGCTTTTCAGCCTGTGACTGATCCTGCTCCGCCAACTCAACTAGCAAATGAGGAGTGGTGCCACAACGAGATCGACCAGTTCATTGGTGCGAAGTTAGATGAGCAGCAACTCGTTCCAGCTCCAGAAGCGGATCGTGCTGTCTTGTTGCGTCGGTTGTATTTCGATCTCATCGGTTTACCACCTACTCCCGAGGAAGTGCGGGCATACGAACAGGATACCAACCCACAGGCGTACGAAAACGTAGTCGATCAGTTGCTCTCACGTCCAGAATATGGAGAACGCTGGGCGCGTCATTGGCTTGATCTGGTGCGGTACGCGGAGTCCGATGGATATCGAGCCGATAACTTTCGGCCCCAAGCTTGGAGGTATCGCGATTATGTGATTGAGTCTTTCAATACAGACAAACCCTACGATCGCTTTGTACAGGAACAACTGGCTGGAGATGAACTTTTCCCCGACGATCCTGCGGCGCTAATTGCCACCGGATTTCTACGGCACGGAATCTTCGAATACAATGTCCCCGACATTCGGGGGCAGTGGGATCAAATCCTCAACGAAGTTACTGATGTCACGGGAGATGTCTTCTTCGGGCTCGGATTTCAGTGTGCCCGCTGTCACGATCATAAATTTGATCCAATACTTCAGAAAGACTACTTTCGCTTGAGGGCATTTTTTGAAGCGACATTGCCCCGTGATGATGTCATTGCAGCGACTCCCGAAGACAAAGCAAAGTATGCCGCACAGCTTGCCGTGTACCAGGAGAACACACGCGAGGTCCAGAAGCAAATTGATACCCTGCTGGAAAAACCGCTGCTGGAAGTCTTCGAGGCGACCATTAAACGCTATCCCGACGACTTGAAGGAGGTCATTCGCAAATCTCCAGAAGAGCGTACTGCACACGAGCAGCAGTTGTTCCAGTTTGCCAATCGTCTGATTCTTCACGAACAGGCTCGAGTTGACGGTCGGGTTAAAGGTGAGAAGAAAGACGAACTTCTGGCCCTGCGACGAGAGCTTGCCAAGTTCGATAAACTGCGTCCCAAAGACTTGCCTCTCCCCATGATCATCAGTGACGTTGGCGATGCAGCCCCTCCAACAATCATTCCCAAGAAAAAAGTTCAAGTTGCTCCCGGTTTTCCAACAATTATGGAGCCTGATGAGCCTGCGATCTCTCCCCCGGAAAACATCCCCAATACCACCGGGCGGCGTGCGGAACTGGCCAGTTGGTTGACCGAAACTGATAATCCGCTGACAACTCGCAATATCGTTAATCGTGTCTGGCAATATCACTTTGGAAGAGGTTTGGCTGCGAACAGCAGTGACTTCGGTCAACTTGGCGGCACTCCGACACACCCGCAATTGCTCGATTGGCTGACCAGCCGATTTCTGGATGGTGGATGGCAGATGAAGAGTCTGCATCGGTTAATCGTGACTTCCGCCACCTACCGTCAGTCAGCCTCTCATCCGCAATTGATGGAGTTTCAACAAAAGGATCCAACGAACCGCTGGTACTGGCGAGGAGATGTGCGGCGGCTGGATGCTGAACAAATCCGTGATTCAATTTTCGCGGTCACGGGACATCTCCAATCGGCTGGCGGCGGCCCGAGTGTTCCAGCGGATCGCCCCCGTCGATCGATTTACACGCGTGTCATGAGAAACAGTCACGACCCGTTGATGCAGGTATTTGACTTACCGCAGTTCATCACAAGTAGTTCGAATCGTGATTCTACCACTACGCCAGTTCAGTCCCTGATGTTGATTAACAGCCAGGTGATGCTGGCCCACGCAACTACACTTGCGGAGCGTGTTCATGCTCAGTCCTCGAACGACGACGATGCTCAGCTAAGTTTGGAAAAATTATGGTGGATAGTCTTTGGTCGTGAACCAAGTGCGGATGAACTCGATCAGGCAAAATTATTTCTTGACACCCAGGAACAACTCAGAAGCAATGATCGGCGGGACGATGGAGTGCCAGCCAACGTCCATACCGGACAGGTTCCTCACCGCCATGGTCAGGCTATACTCTTTGAGGATAATCCCAAACAGGAGCAATTTCAGATTCCCGATCATGAGCGATTGAATGTTGGCGACTTTACGTTTGAGGCGATATTTCAACTGCGGTCGATCTATGATTCGGGAGCAGTGAGAACATTGGGCGCGAAGATGGCTCGACTCGATTCCCGATCAGGCTGGCTGTTGGGGATCTCAGGAAAGGGCTCACGTCGTAAGCCGCAATCTCTTGTATTGCAAATTTTCGGTATAAACGGAGATGGACAGCAGCAGGAAGTCGTTCAGTTTTCAGATCACCAATTGGAATTCAACAAACCGTATTACGCTGCGGTTAGCGTGAAAATGGCAACGTCGGATACTCCAGGGAAGACTACCTTCCATCTGAAGGATCTCTCCAACGACGAAGCCCCTCTATCTACAATTGAATTCCCCAATCCGTTAGTCTCGATGGTATCGAATCACGATCCGTTGACCATTGGCTCGGGCCGTGGCGGAGACCGATTCGATGGTCTGATCGATGATATTCGTCTGTCGAATGTCGCTCTTCCTAACGAAGAACTTCTATACGACTCGGAAGAATTCACCTCTTCGACTATTGGCTATTGGCAATTTGAACCCAATCCAGGACTGCTCAAGGAGAGTCGGCCTGATGGATTGAGCATTGTACTGGGTGGACGCGGCCCAAAGTTCACTTCAAGCTATGCTGCATTTATCGATCTCTGCCATGTGTTGTTGAACTCGAACGAGTTTTTATATGTACGATGA
- a CDS encoding cytochrome c3 family protein produces MLSRFGDKSYANEHEKAEFRVHGGRLHYHHSNYPEPVQVDWVFGSGSHAMTPVSLISNAQGKDQLVQLRTSWYPNNELGPTLGQNTNADSLSGVERIGKLSDHAETMNCFGCHITNIVPTESRLTEDTVQPSVSCDRCHPGSVKHLQSQESGNESHGQWGLDWSKMTAMESVNRCGGCHRRADEMNPEDLTTQETDLPRLASVGLTLSPCFHPEARPGSAEYLTCTTCHDPHAPASKIALDYVQTCRKCHSENSPVSVTCSNKPDSNDCLDCHMPKVEVAPHLKFTDHWIRVRND; encoded by the coding sequence GTGCTTTCTCGATTTGGAGACAAATCGTACGCAAATGAGCATGAGAAAGCTGAGTTTCGAGTACATGGAGGACGCCTGCATTATCATCATTCAAATTATCCAGAACCGGTTCAGGTAGACTGGGTGTTTGGCTCTGGATCGCATGCAATGACCCCAGTAAGTCTTATTTCGAATGCTCAAGGTAAAGACCAACTGGTGCAGCTACGAACATCCTGGTATCCCAATAATGAACTTGGACCTACATTAGGGCAGAATACAAATGCCGACTCTTTGTCGGGAGTCGAACGAATTGGCAAACTGAGTGACCATGCTGAAACGATGAATTGCTTTGGTTGCCATATCACGAACATCGTTCCAACAGAGTCTCGTTTGACAGAAGATACCGTTCAGCCAAGTGTGAGCTGTGATCGATGCCATCCCGGCTCCGTAAAACACCTCCAGTCACAGGAGTCCGGTAACGAAAGCCACGGGCAATGGGGGCTTGACTGGTCAAAAATGACAGCCATGGAATCCGTGAATCGATGCGGGGGATGCCATCGTCGTGCAGATGAAATGAACCCGGAAGATCTGACGACTCAGGAGACAGATTTACCTCGGCTAGCCAGTGTTGGTTTGACTCTCAGTCCCTGTTTTCACCCGGAGGCTCGACCAGGCTCTGCTGAATATCTGACTTGTACTACATGCCATGATCCTCATGCGCCAGCTAGCAAGATCGCTTTAGACTACGTTCAGACTTGCCGGAAGTGCCACAGCGAGAACTCTCCTGTTTCTGTGACGTGCTCGAATAAACCAGATTCTAACGATTGTCTCGACTGTCACATGCCCAAGGTCGAAGTCGCACCCCATTTGAAATTTACAGATCATTGGATTCGAGTTCGTAATGACTGA
- a CDS encoding DUF1559 domain-containing protein gives MFVSNANQQRSKAFTLIELLVVIAIIAILVALLLPAVQQAREAARRSSCKNNLKQIGLALHNYHDTHRIMPPIRIVDMNNFAGTCTATWQRPGGWGWKSLILPFVEQAAIYDSIDFTEHILTSGCAGGQITPINEMRTVINAYLCPSDATFEKVDGNFAGTNYAAMASTTPNHTTTNTAQLGLMSTQRPPRFRDIVDGTSNTIAVIEVWRGKPFDRLGGGPVKLNRCGRWFTSGRCEADSNRPPNDPAKDEVSWNNEYLNGSGHNGGGNGRAASSLHKGGVQALFGDGAVHFISENIDLGVYRNTTTRQGGEASTIQF, from the coding sequence ATGTTTGTTTCAAACGCAAATCAACAGAGGTCGAAAGCTTTTACGCTAATTGAATTACTCGTAGTGATAGCAATTATCGCCATTCTTGTGGCTCTGTTGCTTCCGGCCGTCCAGCAAGCCCGGGAAGCTGCCCGACGAAGCTCGTGTAAAAACAATCTTAAGCAAATTGGTCTGGCGTTACACAACTACCACGATACCCACCGAATCATGCCTCCGATTCGTATTGTTGATATGAATAATTTCGCGGGAACGTGTACTGCAACTTGGCAACGTCCTGGTGGCTGGGGGTGGAAATCACTTATTTTACCATTTGTTGAGCAGGCCGCCATCTACGACTCAATCGATTTTACAGAGCATATATTGACTTCTGGGTGTGCGGGAGGACAAATTACCCCAATCAATGAGATGAGGACAGTCATCAATGCTTACCTCTGTCCCTCAGATGCAACTTTTGAGAAAGTCGATGGTAATTTTGCCGGTACTAACTATGCGGCGATGGCATCAACCACACCAAATCATACGACGACCAATACCGCTCAACTCGGTCTGATGTCGACTCAACGTCCGCCTCGATTTCGTGATATTGTTGACGGAACGAGTAATACGATCGCAGTCATTGAAGTTTGGCGTGGCAAGCCTTTTGACCGACTCGGGGGTGGACCAGTCAAACTTAACCGATGCGGACGCTGGTTCACGTCCGGGAGATGTGAAGCTGACTCGAATCGTCCACCAAACGATCCGGCTAAAGATGAAGTCTCATGGAACAATGAATACCTGAATGGCTCAGGTCACAATGGAGGCGGCAATGGGCGTGCTGCTTCAAGTCTGCACAAAGGGGGTGTCCAGGCATTATTTGGGGATGGAGCCGTTCATTTCATTTCTGAAAATATCGATTTAGGCGTCTACCGCAACACCACAACACGACAGGGTGGCGAAGCTAGTACTATTCAGTTTTGA
- a CDS encoding tetratricopeptide repeat protein, producing MALQEFQLIPKESPLYLETQKRMAAIFIMSQQSSEAESILKRLHVDYPDDFAVELSLAELYSDQRFFQEALPHIVKSIELKPDRIESYLLHAWALEELGRFDEMREPLEMAIRIEPMHYVAHSLLGFAYLQSGQIELAYEHVSWCLRTDGKNGFVQETAAAVERERGHLDKAFEHAKSAMKLSPERLDPPLIAADILMYRKKPEEAYELLKDRYEAGENAIRFLGAFARAASGCGHRSEAKTAFEKIELIYLQKMEKRRENE from the coding sequence ATGGCTTTGCAGGAATTCCAGCTAATTCCAAAAGAATCTCCACTGTATCTGGAAACTCAAAAGCGAATGGCAGCAATCTTCATCATGAGTCAGCAATCGTCTGAGGCAGAATCTATCTTAAAAAGACTGCATGTCGATTATCCGGATGACTTTGCAGTGGAGCTTTCACTGGCAGAATTGTACTCAGATCAAAGATTCTTTCAGGAAGCTCTACCTCATATCGTAAAATCCATAGAACTGAAGCCAGATCGGATCGAATCCTATTTGCTTCATGCCTGGGCTTTGGAAGAACTGGGACGGTTTGACGAGATGAGAGAACCACTAGAAATGGCGATTCGTATTGAGCCAATGCATTATGTTGCTCATTCTTTGCTCGGTTTTGCCTATTTGCAGAGTGGCCAGATTGAGTTGGCTTATGAACATGTGAGCTGGTGTTTGCGTACTGACGGAAAGAATGGTTTTGTGCAAGAGACCGCAGCAGCAGTAGAGAGAGAGAGAGGCCATCTCGATAAGGCATTTGAACATGCGAAGTCAGCAATGAAGCTAAGCCCTGAACGTCTTGATCCACCACTGATTGCTGCTGATATCCTTATGTATCGCAAGAAGCCTGAAGAAGCATATGAGCTACTTAAGGATCGATACGAGGCGGGCGAAAATGCTATCCGTTTTTTAGGAGCTTTTGCGCGGGCTGCATCTGGATGTGGTCATCGCAGCGAAGCAAAGACTGCATTTGAAAAAATCGAACTTATTTACCTGCAAAAAATGGAAAAAAGGCGAGAAAACGAATGA
- a CDS encoding CRTAC1 family protein — MGSGTAWLDYDCDGWSDLFICQGQPWSNSENNFKSKNSPLDVSDRLYRNLGNGKFRDVTSDCGLINDGYSMGVCVGDYNNDGFPDLYVSRFEANQLYLNLGDGSFVDVTEPSGTSDDSYGAGCTWGDVDNDGLLDLFIVNYLQIEPQDYPLCKAEGGNGELFAGCHPRFLKGKQDILFRNQGNGRFEQVTKQSGLEVGDALQGLGVVAVDFDNDSDLDFYVANDSVPNQLWTNTGKGHFVEEGLLAGLGVNRSGIHEAGMGIAAGDYNGDGRCDVFVTNFFGETNTLYRNDDFYFTDVTSEERLSAVSLRRLGFGTNFLDADNDGWLDLFVANGHIHNHYAEIDRDEPYKQVPQLFRNLAGKGFTEISSRAGLYFAEPTLGRGSALADYDRDGRVDLAICQLNSPVALLHNETEGAGHYIALRLIGVKSNRNGIGARVSVETNERTNAFWKFNSSSYLSCDEAILHVGLREHEEIQNVIVSWPGGHQEIWSDLVIDNRYNLVEGRGKTIP, encoded by the coding sequence ATGGGATCTGGTACTGCCTGGCTGGATTATGACTGTGATGGTTGGTCCGATCTGTTTATTTGCCAAGGACAGCCCTGGTCAAACTCAGAAAATAATTTCAAGTCTAAGAACTCCCCACTTGATGTCAGCGATCGACTGTATCGAAATCTTGGCAACGGAAAGTTTCGTGATGTCACGTCCGACTGTGGTTTGATCAATGACGGATATTCGATGGGAGTATGTGTCGGCGATTACAACAATGATGGGTTCCCGGATCTTTATGTTTCTCGATTTGAGGCCAACCAACTCTATTTGAATCTAGGTGATGGATCTTTCGTTGATGTAACCGAGCCGTCTGGAACATCAGACGATTCCTACGGAGCCGGCTGCACATGGGGTGATGTCGACAACGATGGTCTACTCGATTTATTCATCGTCAATTATTTACAGATTGAGCCGCAGGATTATCCACTCTGTAAAGCTGAGGGGGGTAATGGTGAGCTGTTTGCCGGGTGTCATCCTCGATTTTTGAAAGGAAAACAGGATATTTTATTTCGAAATCAGGGGAATGGCCGGTTCGAGCAGGTGACAAAACAAAGCGGCTTAGAAGTGGGTGATGCATTACAGGGGCTAGGTGTAGTGGCCGTCGACTTCGATAACGATAGTGACCTTGATTTCTACGTTGCAAACGATTCTGTTCCAAACCAGTTATGGACGAATACTGGCAAGGGTCATTTCGTGGAGGAAGGACTTCTCGCGGGATTGGGAGTCAACCGCAGTGGAATTCACGAAGCGGGCATGGGAATAGCTGCAGGTGATTATAATGGAGATGGTCGCTGTGATGTGTTTGTGACTAACTTTTTCGGTGAAACCAACACGCTTTACAGAAACGATGATTTTTATTTTACGGATGTCACTTCTGAAGAACGATTGTCAGCTGTAAGCCTCAGGCGATTAGGGTTTGGTACAAATTTCCTTGATGCCGACAATGATGGTTGGCTCGACTTGTTTGTTGCCAATGGACATATCCATAATCACTATGCAGAAATTGACCGTGATGAACCGTATAAACAGGTTCCGCAATTGTTTCGAAATCTGGCAGGAAAAGGATTCACTGAAATTTCCTCGCGAGCCGGGCTGTATTTTGCTGAACCAACGCTTGGTCGTGGTTCAGCTCTTGCCGATTATGATCGCGACGGTCGAGTTGATCTTGCGATTTGCCAGTTGAATAGTCCAGTGGCTTTACTCCACAACGAGACTGAAGGAGCGGGGCATTATATTGCGTTGAGACTGATAGGAGTAAAAAGCAACCGTAATGGGATCGGGGCTCGTGTATCTGTTGAAACGAATGAACGAACCAATGCCTTTTGGAAATTCAACAGTAGCAGTTATCTTTCCTGTGATGAAGCGATTTTGCATGTCGGATTAAGAGAGCATGAAGAGATTCAAAACGTAATTGTATCTTGGCCTGGTGGTCACCAGGAGATTTGGTCAGATCTGGTGATCGATAACCGATACAATTTGGTCGAAGGTCGCGGAAAGACGATTCCATGA
- a CDS encoding MarR family winged helix-turn-helix transcriptional regulator, translating to MDHDNSLGFQILRAIRRIIRRTSEHSRNVGKQSGVSVPQMLCLKAISEFTEGTEVTVVMVAKSVQLSAPTVSRILDKMEKSGFIVRERKSKDRRRLCVSLTKSGWQRIGNLPTPLHEQFLKRLEILDPIECLGLLKALERIVELMDAEDLDASPLLTPELEVSPVSRQ from the coding sequence TTGGACCACGACAATTCACTTGGGTTTCAGATTCTAAGAGCGATTCGACGGATTATTCGTCGAACCTCAGAGCACTCTCGCAACGTTGGGAAGCAGAGCGGGGTGAGTGTCCCGCAAATGCTATGTCTGAAGGCAATTTCCGAGTTTACCGAGGGGACTGAGGTTACAGTTGTGATGGTGGCAAAATCCGTCCAGCTATCAGCTCCGACGGTTTCGCGGATCCTCGACAAAATGGAAAAGAGTGGATTTATCGTTCGCGAACGAAAGAGCAAAGACCGCCGACGTCTCTGCGTATCGTTGACAAAATCTGGATGGCAGCGTATCGGAAATCTGCCGACACCTCTGCACGAGCAGTTTTTGAAACGTCTGGAAATACTCGACCCCATCGAATGCCTGGGTTTGTTAAAGGCGCTGGAGAGAATCGTCGAACTAATGGATGCCGAGGATTTGGATGCTTCCCCTCTGCTAACCCCTGAACTCGAAGTCAGCCCTGTCAGTAGACAATGA
- the thpD gene encoding ectoine hydroxylase — MITQTKDPYYSRTSDTWETAPRLDPTASDAPGPLTTDEVWNYAHNGFLFANSLFSEDEVQNLLTEAHTLIESWPESQPGIVREPDSNVVRSIFRLHQYSDIFKKLFADKRLLDRARQLIGTDVYIHQSRVNYKPAMNGKEFFWHSDFETWHVEDGMPRMRALSVSIFLTESHEFNGPLMLIPGSHEKFIRCAGETPEKNYEKSLRRQEYGVPTREALETLLEDREIVAPKGPAGSVVFFDCNTMHGSNGNLSPTPRNNLFAVYNSVENQLVEPFCDRPPRPDYLAERNVERIES; from the coding sequence ATGATTACACAAACGAAAGATCCCTATTATTCCCGTACATCCGATACCTGGGAGACTGCTCCGCGTCTTGACCCCACTGCTTCCGATGCACCAGGGCCACTGACTACTGATGAGGTGTGGAACTATGCCCACAACGGATTCCTGTTCGCAAATAGTCTGTTTTCTGAAGATGAAGTTCAGAATCTGCTTACTGAAGCACACACTCTGATTGAAAGCTGGCCAGAATCTCAGCCAGGGATTGTGCGGGAACCAGACTCGAATGTTGTGCGATCAATCTTCCGTCTGCATCAGTACAGCGATATCTTCAAAAAACTGTTTGCCGATAAACGATTACTTGACCGGGCCAGACAATTGATCGGAACCGATGTCTATATTCATCAGTCACGCGTGAACTACAAGCCGGCCATGAACGGCAAAGAGTTCTTCTGGCATTCCGATTTTGAAACCTGGCATGTCGAAGATGGGATGCCTCGTATGCGTGCCTTAAGCGTCTCGATTTTTCTCACCGAGAGTCATGAATTTAATGGTCCTCTCATGCTGATTCCCGGTTCTCACGAGAAATTCATTCGCTGTGCTGGTGAAACACCGGAAAAGAATTATGAAAAATCTCTCCGTCGACAGGAGTATGGAGTTCCAACTCGAGAAGCTCTGGAGACATTGCTTGAAGATCGAGAGATTGTTGCACCAAAAGGCCCTGCTGGCTCGGTCGTCTTTTTTGATTGCAATACCATGCACGGCTCCAACGGAAACCTCAGCCCGACACCTCGGAATAATTTATTCGCCGTCTACAACAGTGTCGAAAATCAACTCGTCGAGCCTTTTTGTGACCGTCCGCCACGTCCCGATTATCTTGCAGAGCGAAATGTGGAGCGGATTGAATCTTAA
- a CDS encoding ectoine synthase, which translates to MIVRSLSEISGTERETSAETWSSRRLLLKGDGMGFSMHDTIIHAGTTTEMHYQNHLEAVYCIEGKGSLKNLDSDQTYVIEAGTMYALSGNEHHILKAEDQMRMVCVFNPPVVGPETHDENGVYPLME; encoded by the coding sequence ATGATTGTCAGAAGTCTGAGTGAAATTTCAGGAACAGAACGTGAAACCTCGGCAGAAACGTGGTCGAGTCGTCGGTTACTGCTCAAAGGGGATGGGATGGGCTTTTCCATGCACGACACCATTATCCATGCCGGTACCACAACGGAAATGCATTATCAGAATCATCTCGAAGCTGTGTACTGCATTGAAGGCAAGGGCTCGCTCAAGAATCTCGATAGCGACCAAACCTACGTAATTGAAGCAGGTACGATGTATGCCCTGAGTGGTAATGAACATCACATCCTGAAAGCTGAAGATCAAATGCGAATGGTCTGTGTGTTTAATCCCCCGGTTGTGGGGCCGGAAACTCACGATGAAAACGGTGTTTACCCATTGATGGAATAG